One region of Candidatus Krumholzibacteriia bacterium genomic DNA includes:
- the pdxH gene encoding pyridoxamine 5'-phosphate oxidase codes for MIHIQDLVQRVNEGIERARAAGVVEPTAMTVATVDEHGRPAARILLLKHADEHGFVFYTNLESRKGRHLARFPWASLCFWWAPLAEQIHVDGRVKPVNATEADAYFASRPRGSQIGAWASKQSDALESRKVLLDRAAEAEARFAGQDVPRPPYWSGFRLIPDRFEFWYGREDRLHERFEYRFEDARWQERILSP; via the coding sequence ATGATTCACATCCAGGACCTGGTTCAGCGCGTCAACGAAGGTATCGAGCGCGCGCGCGCCGCGGGGGTCGTCGAACCCACCGCCATGACGGTGGCCACGGTGGACGAGCACGGCCGTCCCGCCGCGCGCATCCTGCTGCTCAAGCACGCCGACGAGCACGGCTTCGTCTTCTACACCAATCTCGAGAGCCGCAAGGGCCGCCACCTGGCCCGTTTCCCCTGGGCGTCGTTGTGCTTCTGGTGGGCGCCGCTGGCGGAGCAGATCCACGTGGACGGCCGGGTGAAGCCGGTGAACGCCACCGAGGCCGACGCATACTTCGCGTCGCGGCCGCGCGGCAGCCAGATCGGCGCCTGGGCCTCGAAGCAGAGCGACGCGCTCGAATCCCGCAAGGTGCTGCTCGACCGGGCGGCGGAGGCCGAGGCGCGGTTCGCCGGGCAGGACGTCCCCCGCCCGCCCTACTGGTCCGGATTCAGGCTCATCCCCGACCGCTTCGAGTTCTGGTACGGGCGCGAGGACCGTCTGCACGAGCGCTTCGAGTACCGCTTCGAAGACGCCCGCTGGCAGGAGCGCATCCTTTCCCCGTGA
- a CDS encoding histone deacetylase has product MRTGFHIDEVYLRHITPEGHPERVARMEQLLRLAARSDRLGVSVLPATRRATHDELARVHDPFYVNILEGAAGRSLMLDPDTFMSPDSYDVACRAAGGVLDLVDRVMAGDLDNGFAAVRPPGHHAESDHAMGFCLFNNIAVAAAHAMEKHGLERVLVLDWDVHHCNGTQQMFWDESRVLLVSLHQFPFYPGTGAAEETGGRDAAGHTVNIPMSGGWGDDEYAAAFHHVVRPVAEAFAPQLVLVSAGFDAHADDPLGGMRVSDAGFDAMAGAVLDIAARFAGGRCVAVLEGGYDLAALERCTEIVLKRMQSPRAAVAVHNGAAGRFAPTLAAIRAAQAGHWNL; this is encoded by the coding sequence TTGAGGACCGGTTTTCACATCGACGAAGTCTACCTCCGGCACATCACGCCGGAAGGTCATCCCGAGCGCGTCGCGCGCATGGAGCAACTGCTCCGGCTGGCGGCGCGCTCGGACCGTCTCGGCGTGAGCGTGCTTCCCGCAACGCGCCGCGCCACCCACGACGAACTCGCGCGCGTGCACGATCCCTTCTACGTGAACATCCTGGAGGGCGCCGCCGGGCGTTCGCTGATGCTCGACCCCGACACCTTCATGTCGCCGGATTCCTACGACGTGGCCTGCCGGGCGGCGGGCGGTGTGCTGGACCTCGTCGACCGCGTGATGGCGGGCGATCTCGACAACGGTTTCGCGGCCGTGCGCCCGCCGGGTCACCACGCGGAGTCCGACCACGCCATGGGCTTCTGCCTGTTCAACAACATCGCGGTGGCGGCGGCGCACGCCATGGAGAAGCACGGGCTCGAGCGCGTCCTGGTGCTGGACTGGGATGTGCACCACTGCAACGGGACCCAGCAGATGTTCTGGGACGAGTCGCGCGTGCTGCTGGTGTCGCTGCACCAGTTTCCGTTCTATCCAGGTACCGGCGCCGCGGAGGAGACCGGCGGCAGGGACGCGGCGGGGCACACGGTGAACATCCCCATGAGCGGTGGCTGGGGGGACGACGAATACGCCGCAGCATTTCATCACGTCGTGCGTCCGGTGGCGGAGGCGTTCGCGCCCCAACTGGTGCTGGTGTCGGCGGGGTTCGACGCGCACGCGGACGATCCTCTGGGCGGCATGCGCGTGAGCGACGCGGGTTTCGATGCCATGGCGGGCGCGGTGCTCGACATCGCCGCGCGCTTCGCCGGTGGCCGCTGCGTGGCGGTGCTGGAGGGCGGTTACGACCTGGCCGCGCTGGAGCGTTGCACGGAGATCGTGCTCAAACGAATGCAGTCGCCGCGGGCCGCCGTGGCGGTGCACAATGGTGCGGCGGGGAGGTTCGCCCCCACTCTGGCCGCGATCCGAGCGGCCCAGGCCGGCCACTGGAACCTGTGA
- a CDS encoding YihY/virulence factor BrkB family protein, with protein MLFFSVAAVGDYAFQLLLAAPGLQELTSLIHVPRRAFSTGSFTVFLLILYLSIPARRPQLLRAVIVAVLVAAGWALLQKLGATVTIYISRRHAVYGALAGGALFLTWMYLLALFILLGALMLDVWSRAVRRLPLDADAGWSEGIG; from the coding sequence ATGCTGTTTTTCTCCGTGGCGGCGGTCGGCGACTACGCGTTCCAACTGCTGCTGGCCGCCCCCGGCCTGCAGGAACTGACGTCGCTCATCCACGTCCCGCGGCGTGCGTTCTCGACCGGCTCCTTCACGGTGTTTCTGCTGATCCTCTACCTCTCGATTCCGGCGCGGCGGCCGCAGTTGCTGCGCGCGGTGATCGTGGCGGTGCTGGTGGCGGCGGGCTGGGCGCTGCTGCAGAAGCTGGGCGCCACCGTGACCATCTACATCTCCCGGCGGCACGCCGTGTACGGTGCGCTGGCCGGCGGCGCGCTCTTCCTCACCTGGATGTACCTGCTGGCCCTCTTCATCCTGCTCGGCGCGCTGATGCTGGACGTGTGGTCGCGGGCGGTGCGGCGGCTGCCGCTGGACGCCGACGCGGGCTGGTCGGAGGGCATCGGCTAG
- a CDS encoding ribonucleotide-diphosphate reductase subunit beta translates to METRTPNEKRILNCSSTDPNKILPMKYQWARKHYKDGVANNWTPEEVNMQKDVEMWRSPDALTDDERRLVLWNMGFFSTAESLTANNIVLNVYKHVTNPECRQYLLRQAYEEAIHTDTFIYCCDTLGLDPDEVYNMYLTIPSIKQKDDFVIDITKSILDPAFTTEGRENTQRFVHDLVGYYVIMEGIFFYAGFVMMLSFLRQNKMVGVGEQFQFILRDESVHLAFGTDLINTVVMENPEIWTDAFKAGLVENIKRSVDLEIAYANDCLPRGILGLNAEAIGQYVRHIADRRLERINLPKQYNVANPFPWMSEVIDLKKEKNFFETRVTEYQSGVLSWEE, encoded by the coding sequence ATGGAAACCAGGACCCCGAACGAGAAAAGAATCCTCAACTGTTCGTCGACGGATCCCAACAAAATCCTCCCCATGAAGTACCAGTGGGCGCGCAAGCACTACAAGGACGGCGTGGCCAACAACTGGACACCCGAAGAAGTGAACATGCAGAAGGACGTTGAGATGTGGCGCAGCCCGGACGCCCTCACCGACGATGAGCGCCGTCTGGTCCTGTGGAACATGGGATTCTTCTCGACGGCGGAAAGCCTCACCGCCAACAACATCGTGCTGAACGTGTACAAGCACGTCACCAATCCCGAGTGTCGCCAGTATCTGCTGCGCCAGGCATACGAAGAGGCCATCCACACCGACACTTTCATCTACTGCTGCGACACACTCGGCCTGGACCCGGACGAGGTGTACAACATGTACCTCACCATCCCGAGCATCAAGCAGAAGGACGACTTCGTCATCGACATCACCAAGTCGATCCTCGATCCGGCCTTCACCACCGAGGGCCGCGAGAACACACAGCGTTTCGTGCACGACCTGGTGGGCTACTACGTCATCATGGAGGGCATCTTCTTCTACGCCGGCTTCGTGATGATGCTCTCCTTCCTGCGCCAGAACAAGATGGTGGGTGTGGGCGAGCAGTTTCAGTTCATCCTGCGCGACGAATCCGTGCACCTGGCCTTCGGAACCGACCTCATCAACACGGTGGTCATGGAAAATCCGGAGATCTGGACGGATGCTTTCAAGGCCGGCCTGGTGGAGAACATCAAACGCTCGGTGGATCTCGAGATTGCCTACGCCAACGACTGCCTCCCCCGCGGCATCCTGGGGCTGAACGCGGAGGCCATCGGTCAGTACGTGCGCCACATCGCCGACCGCCGCCTGGAGCGCATCAACCTGCCCAAACAGTACAACGTGGCCAACCCGTTCCCGTGGATGAGCGAAGTCATCGATCTCAAGAAGGAGAAGAACTTCTTCGAAACCCGGGTGACGGAGTACCAGAGCGGCGTGCTCAGCTGGGAGGAATAG
- a CDS encoding MFS transporter yields MIHPRRIDRPAFAWALYDWANSAFSTTVMAGFFPVMFKQYWCAGADVSASSARLGFASSVAGLVVALAAPALGAVADAGESRKRFLLIAAGVGVAGTAALFAVPAGQWVLAAVVFIVATAGFSASMIFYDALLVDVSTPRTADFVSAYGFALGYLGGGILFLLNIFMYRSPATFGIASPEDAARWSFLTVAVWWALFSIPLARGVRERAVQRRVAGATRRGLHEMADTLRHLRRHRAVLLFLLGYWFYIDGVHTIVRMGMDYGLSLGFPAGTLILSLLLIQFVGFPASLLFGKIGDRYGARTGIYIAIAVYIGICIWGYLLSRPVEFYALAVAIGLVQGGINSLSRSFYSRLIPENQSAQFFGYYNTIGRFSAVLGPAVMGTVSLATGNPRLSMLAMIAFFVAGAMFLARVPAQPLSSPQEPIPAGGADS; encoded by the coding sequence ATGATCCATCCCCGCCGCATCGATCGCCCCGCGTTTGCGTGGGCCCTGTACGACTGGGCCAACTCCGCGTTCTCAACCACCGTCATGGCGGGCTTCTTTCCGGTGATGTTCAAGCAGTACTGGTGTGCCGGCGCGGACGTATCCGCGTCGTCGGCCCGGCTGGGCTTCGCCAGTTCGGTCGCCGGCCTGGTGGTGGCGCTGGCCGCACCCGCGCTGGGTGCGGTCGCCGACGCGGGCGAGTCGCGCAAACGGTTCCTGCTGATCGCCGCGGGGGTGGGCGTCGCGGGTACCGCGGCGCTGTTCGCCGTGCCGGCCGGACAGTGGGTGCTTGCCGCGGTGGTCTTCATTGTCGCCACCGCCGGCTTTTCCGCGTCGATGATCTTCTACGACGCCCTGCTGGTGGACGTTTCCACCCCCCGCACGGCGGATTTCGTTTCCGCATACGGGTTTGCGCTGGGATACCTGGGCGGCGGCATCCTGTTTCTGCTCAACATCTTCATGTACCGTTCTCCCGCAACCTTCGGCATCGCGAGTCCCGAGGATGCGGCGCGCTGGTCGTTTCTCACCGTGGCCGTATGGTGGGCTCTCTTCTCGATTCCGCTCGCCCGCGGCGTGCGCGAGCGCGCGGTGCAGCGGCGCGTCGCCGGCGCGACCCGGCGCGGGTTGCACGAGATGGCCGACACGCTGCGCCACCTGCGCCGGCACCGCGCGGTGCTGCTGTTTCTGCTGGGATACTGGTTCTACATCGACGGCGTTCACACCATCGTGCGCATGGGCATGGACTACGGTCTGTCGCTCGGCTTCCCCGCCGGCACGCTCATCCTGTCCCTGCTGCTGATCCAGTTTGTCGGCTTCCCCGCATCGCTGCTCTTCGGCAAGATCGGCGACCGTTACGGTGCGCGCACCGGCATCTACATCGCCATCGCGGTGTACATCGGCATATGCATATGGGGTTATCTGCTGTCGCGCCCGGTTGAATTCTACGCACTCGCGGTGGCAATCGGCCTGGTGCAGGGCGGCATCAACAGCCTTAGCCGCTCGTTCTACTCGCGGCTGATTCCGGAGAACCAGTCCGCGCAGTTCTTCGGCTACTACAACACCATCGGACGCTTCTCCGCGGTGCTGGGTCCCGCCGTGATGGGAACGGTGAGCCTTGCCACCGGCAATCCGCGGCTGTCGATGCTGGCGATGATCGCGTTCTTCGTGGCGGGTGCGATGTTCCTTGCGCGCGTTCCCGCGCAACCCCTATCCTCGCCGCAGGAACCCATCCCAGCCGGCGGAGCCGATTCATGA
- the acs gene encoding acetate--CoA ligase, producing the protein MASIDPRRFDSVMKENRRFKPSAKFRAQAHIKSEAEYKRLYRESIKNPAKFWGRVAQDLHWFKKWTRVLDDRKAPFFKWYVGGKTNISYNCLDRHLDTPARHKAAIVWEGEPGDRRVLTYAELARDVNKFANALKELGIKKGDRVAVYLPMTPELVVSLLACARIGAVHSVIFAGFSAESIRDRVQDCQANLVITGDGGWRRGKALLLKDIVDEAVEDCPSVKHVIVVRRGEADAFPCRMKDGRDVWYHEIVKDASADCPPAKMDSEDMLFLLYTSGTTGKPKGIIHTTGGYMVYTYLTTKYVFDLKPEDMFWCTADIGWVTGHSYIVYGPLQNGVTCLLYEGAPDWPDRGRFWDMVERYGVTVFYTAPTAIRAFMKWGDEWPAKHDLSSLRLLGTVGEPINPEAWMWYQKAIGGKRCPIVDTWWQTETGGIMITPLPGITATMPGSATQPFFGIDPVVNSDDGKAAEVGYLGIRKPWPGMLRGIYGDPKRYQDTYWAKWPGTYFAGDGARKDKHGNFWIVGRIDDVVNVAGHRIGTAELESAFVEHSSVAESAVIGVAHELKGQALVAFVSLRDGVTGNDGLDKELKDWVAKKIGKFAIPERIVFSADLPKTRSGKIMRRLLRDVAEGRALGNVTTLADASVVENLKARYDED; encoded by the coding sequence ATGGCCAGCATCGATCCGCGGCGGTTCGACAGTGTTATGAAGGAGAACCGCCGGTTCAAACCATCGGCCAAGTTTCGTGCCCAGGCGCACATCAAATCTGAAGCTGAATACAAACGACTATACAGGGAGAGTATCAAGAACCCCGCAAAGTTCTGGGGCCGCGTTGCTCAGGACCTGCACTGGTTCAAGAAGTGGACCCGCGTACTCGACGACCGCAAGGCGCCGTTCTTCAAGTGGTACGTGGGTGGCAAGACCAACATATCCTACAACTGTCTCGACCGTCACCTCGACACTCCAGCGCGGCACAAGGCCGCCATCGTGTGGGAGGGGGAGCCCGGCGATCGACGCGTGCTCACCTACGCGGAACTCGCGCGTGACGTGAACAAGTTTGCCAATGCCCTCAAGGAGCTGGGCATCAAGAAGGGCGACCGCGTCGCCGTCTACCTGCCCATGACGCCGGAACTGGTGGTGTCATTGCTGGCGTGCGCGCGCATCGGCGCGGTGCATTCGGTGATCTTCGCCGGATTCTCCGCGGAGTCGATCCGCGACCGCGTGCAGGACTGCCAGGCCAACCTGGTGATCACTGGCGACGGTGGCTGGCGCCGCGGCAAGGCGCTGCTGCTCAAGGACATCGTCGACGAAGCGGTGGAGGACTGCCCCAGCGTCAAGCATGTCATCGTCGTGCGCCGCGGCGAGGCCGACGCATTTCCATGCCGCATGAAGGACGGCCGCGACGTCTGGTACCACGAAATCGTGAAGGACGCGTCGGCGGATTGTCCGCCGGCAAAGATGGACAGCGAAGACATGCTGTTCCTGCTCTACACCAGCGGCACTACCGGCAAGCCCAAGGGCATCATCCATACCACCGGTGGCTACATGGTCTACACCTACCTCACCACGAAGTACGTGTTCGACCTGAAACCGGAGGACATGTTCTGGTGCACGGCCGACATCGGGTGGGTCACCGGGCACAGCTACATCGTTTACGGTCCGCTGCAGAACGGCGTCACCTGTCTGCTCTACGAGGGCGCGCCGGACTGGCCGGACCGGGGCCGCTTCTGGGACATGGTGGAGCGCTATGGCGTGACCGTGTTCTACACCGCGCCCACAGCGATCCGCGCTTTCATGAAATGGGGTGACGAGTGGCCGGCGAAGCACGATCTCTCCTCGCTGCGTTTGCTGGGTACGGTGGGTGAGCCCATCAACCCGGAGGCGTGGATGTGGTACCAGAAGGCGATCGGCGGCAAGCGCTGTCCCATCGTGGATACGTGGTGGCAGACCGAAACCGGTGGCATCATGATCACGCCGCTGCCGGGCATTACCGCCACCATGCCGGGAAGCGCCACCCAGCCCTTCTTCGGCATTGACCCGGTCGTCAACAGCGACGACGGCAAGGCGGCGGAGGTCGGCTACCTCGGCATCCGCAAGCCGTGGCCGGGCATGCTGCGTGGTATCTACGGCGATCCCAAACGCTACCAGGACACCTACTGGGCCAAGTGGCCGGGAACGTACTTTGCGGGCGACGGCGCGCGCAAGGACAAGCATGGCAACTTCTGGATCGTGGGGCGCATCGATGACGTGGTCAACGTGGCCGGTCACCGCATCGGCACCGCGGAGCTGGAGAGCGCGTTCGTGGAGCACAGCAGCGTGGCCGAGTCCGCCGTCATCGGCGTGGCGCACGAACTCAAGGGCCAGGCGCTGGTGGCCTTCGTGAGCCTGCGGGACGGTGTCACCGGCAACGATGGACTGGACAAGGAGCTGAAGGACTGGGTGGCGAAGAAGATCGGCAAGTTTGCCATTCCCGAGCGCATCGTGTTCTCGGCGGATCTTCCCAAGACCCGGTCCGGAAAGATCATGCGTCGGCTGTTGCGCGACGTGGCGGAGGGCCGTGCCCTCGGCAACGTGACCACGCTGGCCGACGCGAGTGTGGTCGAGAACCTCAAAGCGCGTTACGACGAAGACTAG
- a CDS encoding TIGR01458 family HAD-type hydrolase → MKPNDLKSIRGLLTDMDGVWLVGNTAVPGAAEALARLRSRGLPMRFVTNTTTRTPAQLSAKMRAMGLDVPADEFVTTPAATARYLRAQGISSVRLVVADAVRGAFDGFTESARPEAVVIGDVGEAWNWDLMQDLFRTIMNGARMIAMHKGRYWQVADGLRMDIGAFIAGLEYTTGQTATVIGKPSAEMFRTALESIGMEARDVVMVGDDADMDVAGAQRAGIRGVLVKTGKYRDETFAASGVIPDLILESIAALS, encoded by the coding sequence ATGAAACCGAACGACCTCAAGAGCATTCGCGGCCTTCTGACCGACATGGATGGCGTGTGGTTAGTGGGAAACACGGCGGTTCCCGGCGCCGCAGAAGCACTGGCACGCCTGCGCTCACGCGGCCTGCCGATGCGCTTCGTCACCAACACCACCACCCGCACTCCCGCACAACTCTCGGCGAAGATGCGCGCCATGGGCCTCGACGTTCCGGCGGACGAGTTCGTCACCACGCCGGCCGCGACCGCACGCTACCTGCGCGCCCAGGGGATATCCTCGGTGCGGCTGGTGGTGGCGGACGCGGTGCGCGGCGCGTTCGACGGCTTCACCGAATCCGCGCGCCCCGAGGCGGTGGTCATCGGCGACGTGGGCGAGGCGTGGAACTGGGACCTCATGCAGGATCTCTTCCGCACCATCATGAACGGTGCGCGCATGATCGCCATGCACAAGGGACGCTACTGGCAGGTGGCGGACGGGCTGCGCATGGACATCGGCGCGTTCATCGCGGGGCTGGAATACACCACCGGCCAGACGGCGACGGTAATCGGCAAGCCATCGGCGGAGATGTTTCGCACCGCGCTGGAGAGCATCGGCATGGAGGCGCGCGACGTGGTGATGGTGGGAGACGACGCCGACATGGACGTGGCGGGCGCACAGCGCGCCGGCATTCGAGGCGTGCTGGTGAAGACCGGCAAGTACCGCGACGAAACCTTCGCCGCCTCGGGCGTGATACCCGACCTCATCCTGGAATCGATCGCGGCGCTGTCCTGA
- a CDS encoding YihY/virulence factor BrkB family protein, protein MRDTLEPVRHPRGITLLQVLITTGRVIHEIRVLFGQRLVPLMAAGLAFHLLLGLIPFLFITTAAAGFFFQNQPITESNLYDTLLGLLPPGAGEAVLGNITSLVQSWEGFGVLGLVSLFFVAAGLFESLEWSINGAMGSRRKVGFRIAACSPWPT, encoded by the coding sequence TTGCGCGATACTCTTGAACCGGTTCGGCACCCCCGAGGTATCACGCTGCTCCAGGTACTCATCACCACCGGCCGGGTCATCCACGAGATCCGGGTTCTGTTCGGCCAGCGGCTCGTTCCGCTCATGGCCGCCGGGCTCGCTTTCCATCTGCTGCTCGGCCTGATCCCGTTCCTGTTCATCACCACCGCGGCCGCCGGTTTCTTCTTCCAGAACCAGCCCATCACCGAGAGCAATCTCTACGACACCCTGCTCGGCCTGCTGCCGCCCGGCGCGGGCGAGGCGGTGCTGGGGAACATCACCTCGCTGGTGCAGAGCTGGGAGGGCTTCGGCGTGCTGGGCCTGGTGTCGCTGTTCTTCGTGGCGGCGGGTCTGTTCGAGTCGCTGGAGTGGAGCATCAACGGTGCGATGGGCTCGCGGCGCAAGGTCGGCTTCCGCATCGCCGCCTGCTCACCCTGGCCTACGTGA
- a CDS encoding NAD(P)/FAD-dependent oxidoreductase, whose protein sequence is MPAPAADPHVLVLGGGFGGLYAARTLGAAGVRVTVADRRNFHLFQPLLYQVATGGLSPGDVTYPIRAVLNRYPSARVIQADAIDIRPGAREVVFADAPAQHYDALIVSTGSRTSYFGHDDWAVRAAGLKSVEDALDIRQRVLVAFERAELEPDAARRQALLTFVVVGGGPTGVELAGAIAELAHKTMVRDFRSFDPHDTRVILVEAGPRILPAFPEPLSRYAARALQALRVEVRTGVTVTAVGDDAVATKHGDAAGTIPTATPLWAAGVKVAPFGDMVAGRFAAARDRQGRIMVGGDLTIAGHPRVYVIGDLAHASGPDGNPLPGLAPVAMQQGEFVAKHILGRIPAGRPFRYRNKGQLAVIGRNRAVADFGRVRFTGFPAWLVWVFVHIMYLIEFDNKVMVLMQWAFGYVTRKRGARLITNTGDG, encoded by the coding sequence ATGCCTGCGCCCGCAGCGGACCCGCATGTGCTCGTACTGGGCGGCGGCTTCGGTGGGCTCTACGCGGCGCGAACCCTGGGCGCGGCCGGCGTACGCGTGACGGTCGCCGACCGGCGCAACTTCCACCTCTTCCAGCCGCTCCTCTACCAGGTCGCGACCGGCGGGCTCTCGCCCGGTGACGTCACCTACCCCATCCGCGCGGTCCTCAACCGCTATCCCAGCGCACGCGTGATCCAGGCCGACGCGATCGACATCCGCCCCGGGGCGCGTGAGGTCGTGTTCGCCGATGCCCCGGCGCAACACTACGACGCCCTCATCGTCTCCACCGGATCGCGCACCTCGTACTTCGGTCACGACGACTGGGCGGTGCGCGCCGCCGGCCTGAAGAGCGTGGAGGACGCGCTCGATATCCGCCAGCGCGTGCTGGTCGCCTTCGAGCGCGCGGAACTGGAGCCGGACGCGGCGCGGCGCCAGGCGCTGCTCACCTTTGTGGTGGTGGGCGGCGGTCCCACCGGTGTCGAACTGGCCGGCGCCATCGCGGAGCTGGCGCACAAGACCATGGTGCGTGACTTCCGCTCCTTCGATCCGCACGACACACGCGTGATCCTGGTCGAGGCGGGCCCGCGCATCCTCCCCGCGTTTCCCGAGCCCCTGTCGCGTTACGCCGCGCGCGCGCTCCAGGCCCTGCGCGTGGAGGTGCGCACCGGCGTCACGGTGACCGCGGTGGGAGACGATGCCGTGGCCACCAAACACGGGGACGCCGCGGGCACCATCCCCACCGCCACGCCGCTGTGGGCGGCGGGGGTGAAGGTGGCGCCCTTCGGCGACATGGTGGCGGGACGTTTCGCCGCCGCACGGGACAGGCAGGGACGCATCATGGTGGGCGGCGACCTCACCATTGCCGGACACCCCCGCGTGTACGTCATCGGCGACCTCGCGCACGCTTCGGGCCCCGACGGGAATCCGCTCCCCGGCCTGGCCCCGGTGGCGATGCAGCAGGGCGAGTTCGTGGCGAAGCACATCCTGGGACGAATTCCCGCAGGGCGTCCCTTCCGCTACCGCAACAAGGGACAACTGGCAGTGATCGGGCGCAACCGCGCGGTGGCTGACTTCGGGCGGGTGCGATTCACGGGATTCCCCGCGTGGCTGGTGTGGGTATTCGTACACATCATGTATCTCATCGAATTCGACAACAAAGTAATGGTGCTGATGCAGTGGGCGTTCGGCTACGTCACCCGCAAACGCGGCGCGCGGCTCATCACCAACACGGGAGACGGATGA
- a CDS encoding T9SS type A sorting domain-containing protein: MRVRIRRQLAPAVVLSICLTLPLFAQNARATSLPRLAASLDLSRLAASVTAATDAALQADEFSRAIPTRVTLPASVELLGATTEVRIGLPHEANLGIEVTDESGAMVCSARVHMPAGWQKVCFSGRGHDGKSLANGVYFYRVAVEGDVMVTRVVINR, from the coding sequence TTGCGAGTTCGCATACGTCGCCAGCTTGCCCCGGCTGTCGTGCTTTCCATTTGCCTTACCCTTCCGCTGTTCGCGCAGAACGCGCGCGCCACGAGCCTGCCGCGCCTGGCAGCGTCGCTCGATTTGAGCCGCCTGGCGGCATCCGTCACGGCCGCGACCGACGCCGCGCTTCAGGCGGACGAATTCTCCCGCGCGATTCCCACGCGCGTCACCCTGCCCGCCAGCGTGGAGCTGCTCGGCGCCACCACCGAGGTTCGGATCGGCCTGCCCCATGAGGCGAACCTGGGTATCGAGGTCACCGACGAGTCCGGCGCCATGGTGTGCAGCGCACGGGTCCACATGCCGGCCGGCTGGCAGAAGGTGTGCTTCAGCGGCCGCGGCCACGACGGCAAGTCGCTCGCCAACGGCGTGTACTTCTACCGGGTGGCCGTCGAGGGTGACGTCATGGTGACCCGGGTCGTCATCAATCGCTGA
- a CDS encoding nuclear transport factor 2 family protein produces the protein MHPWFLIGAMLMSTTAGDPAMPPPVASLVEAERAFAKMAETVSVRDAFLANLADGALLFNPGPVDGRALYEGRAPSAVLLAWQPVYAEIAASADFGFTTGPWSFSPDRESDPVAFGHFVSVWKKPAGGSWKVAVDIGIGHERMPATPALTFRTSDDPDPWPRDAAGMAEKRAGLLAADAAFAEAFARGAAGAFGAWGAPDVRRYRDGAAPVLGRAAVMAAAGAGGGGVMRATDADVAPSGDLGYTAGYRGAPVAAYYVRIWRLEENRVWKVVLDIESAVPEGD, from the coding sequence ATGCATCCCTGGTTTTTGATTGGTGCCATGCTGATGTCCACGACCGCGGGGGACCCCGCCATGCCACCGCCAGTCGCTTCGCTGGTGGAAGCTGAACGCGCCTTCGCGAAGATGGCGGAGACGGTGTCGGTGCGCGACGCGTTTCTCGCCAACCTCGCCGACGGGGCGTTGCTGTTCAACCCCGGGCCGGTGGATGGACGCGCCCTGTACGAAGGGCGCGCGCCGTCCGCGGTTCTGCTCGCGTGGCAGCCGGTCTACGCGGAGATCGCTGCGTCTGCAGACTTCGGTTTCACCACCGGGCCGTGGTCGTTCAGCCCCGACCGGGAGTCGGATCCGGTGGCCTTCGGACACTTCGTGTCGGTGTGGAAGAAGCCGGCCGGCGGGAGCTGGAAGGTGGCCGTCGACATCGGCATCGGTCACGAGCGCATGCCGGCGACTCCCGCGCTGACGTTTCGCACCTCCGACGATCCCGACCCGTGGCCGCGCGACGCGGCGGGCATGGCGGAGAAGCGTGCCGGCCTGCTGGCGGCGGACGCCGCGTTCGCGGAGGCGTTTGCGCGTGGTGCGGCCGGCGCCTTCGGCGCCTGGGGGGCCCCGGATGTGCGGCGCTACCGGGACGGCGCGGCGCCGGTTCTGGGCAGGGCGGCGGTCATGGCGGCGGCGGGGGCGGGTGGTGGCGGCGTGATGCGCGCGACCGACGCCGACGTTGCTCCCTCCGGCGATCTCGGTTACACCGCCGGGTACCGCGGTGCACCGGTTGCGGCGTACTACGTGCGCATCTGGCGCCTGGAGGAGAACCGCGTCTGGAAGGTCGTGCTGGACATCGAGAGTGCCGTGCCCGAGGGCGACTGA